One part of the bacterium BMS3Abin14 genome encodes these proteins:
- the vraR gene encoding response regulator protein VraR, with translation MKILFADQDPLYRTALKYSLDCEEDFISVGDSWDGMKSVNRMRPDPPDVCLIDLNGNGFQCLRTIRTLKKNFPQTKVIILSSYDDENSINEAVVAGADAYILKSIGSKELAQVVRALHKGSTISSFYMLNSGKHHPL, from the coding sequence GAACAGCGCTGAAGTACAGCCTTGATTGTGAAGAAGATTTCATCTCAGTGGGTGATTCCTGGGACGGCATGAAATCCGTCAATCGAATGAGGCCCGACCCGCCGGACGTCTGTTTGATCGACCTGAACGGAAACGGTTTTCAATGCCTCAGAACGATCAGGACACTTAAAAAAAACTTTCCGCAGACAAAAGTGATCATTCTGTCGTCTTATGACGATGAAAACAGCATCAACGAGGCGGTTGTTGCCGGCGCAGATGCCTACATCCTGAAAAGCATTGGATCCAAGGAATTAGCCCAAGTTGTCAGGGCTCTCCACAAGGGTTCGACAATCAGCTCTTTTTATATGCTGAACAGTGGAAAGCATCACCCCCTCTGA